One region of Microbacterium sp. M28 genomic DNA includes:
- a CDS encoding family 43 glycosylhydrolase, which translates to MSIPLRALKLASLAVVGILAGIGLISPPAAAHAADEWNPDPSYTSTDNGDGTYRVPGLNADVPDVSVERVPASESDEGRDVYYMISTTMQLSPGAPIMKSYDLVNWEIVNYVFDRLDIGDAYSLRNGANSYGQGQWASSLRYHDGTYYVLVNSLNLGGAYIYRTDDIENGAWERTALGRSLHDPSLFFDDANGGTPYIIYGGVSAVRLNQDLTAIEQDFANIIPRSEYADETYVGSTGLFEGAQAFYIDGYYYVVMITWPSSGRQVAMFRSTDLLGHLASAPAPYESRGVLNSNGFAQGSLVPVANGEGGDDWHGFFFRDTFPIGRIPALIPATWSEGWPTFGDDGVVPVDGAFPKPIQLTAEQELFEQQKSIVASDDFRNDAPHQAYQNEQWTLPEPPELDESLIGVELLADADAEADGTAGWIANDTAVLSKTTDARSGASALAVTGRTTTGAGPAQDVTAKLQHGVTYDVSAWVKYDNPASPATRSFVMTARYGGGNTTYVNVTPAADIVRGEWGLLTGSFTVPSTQPIDDVRLFVETTWTPNPGADPTTHLMDFAIDDASLIGRPAVVETPHPDEVAPNGSNLDLAWEWNHAPDNRYWSLTDRDGWLRLTNGKVVTGAYAHRNGGELTWFEEARNTLSQRSFGPRQSVETTLDVSGMKDGDVAGLAAYNRDFSYVAVKRIDGVNTVGVVHRGQPFAASIDQAAVESFVTGSTAEFGESEVHLKADLDFASSPGQLFTTFSYSLDGRSWTTLGDPVGPLRLDGSLTHFMGHRVGLFSYATKQAGGHVDFDEFLLSDTLTSQGLALDAGDLDAAIAHARSLEEREYPAEAWAAMQDALEQAEAAGDFGTQNQIDAPERALSYQLARLGTLRVAAPDPEIPFSVEVTDRCVAGKFVKQTVTVTNSSDADASFVVSSPFGARDLGVIAAGESASASINTKRAEVPAGEIVVTAVIDGHEVEQRVATEAASCG; encoded by the coding sequence GTGTCCATCCCCCTCCGAGCACTGAAGCTCGCCTCGCTCGCCGTCGTCGGCATTCTCGCCGGCATCGGCCTCATCTCGCCCCCGGCCGCGGCCCACGCGGCTGACGAGTGGAACCCCGACCCGTCCTATACGTCGACGGACAATGGAGACGGCACCTATCGTGTGCCGGGACTCAACGCCGATGTCCCCGACGTCAGCGTCGAACGCGTGCCCGCCTCAGAGAGCGACGAGGGCCGCGACGTCTATTACATGATCAGCACCACGATGCAGCTGAGCCCAGGGGCGCCCATCATGAAGTCGTACGACCTCGTCAACTGGGAGATCGTGAACTACGTCTTCGACCGGCTCGACATCGGCGACGCCTACTCTTTGCGCAACGGCGCGAACTCCTACGGTCAGGGGCAGTGGGCGTCCTCGCTGCGCTATCACGACGGCACCTACTATGTGCTGGTCAACTCGCTCAACCTCGGTGGCGCCTACATCTACCGCACCGACGACATCGAGAACGGGGCATGGGAGCGGACGGCGCTGGGGCGCAGCCTGCACGATCCGTCGCTGTTCTTCGACGACGCGAACGGCGGCACTCCGTACATCATCTACGGCGGGGTGAGTGCCGTCCGGCTGAACCAGGACCTCACGGCGATCGAGCAGGACTTCGCGAACATCATCCCGCGCAGCGAATACGCGGATGAGACGTACGTCGGCAGCACCGGTCTCTTCGAAGGCGCGCAGGCGTTCTACATCGACGGGTACTACTACGTGGTCATGATCACGTGGCCGAGCAGCGGCAGGCAGGTCGCGATGTTCCGATCGACGGACCTCCTCGGGCATCTCGCGAGCGCTCCCGCTCCGTACGAGTCCCGCGGCGTGCTCAACTCCAACGGCTTCGCCCAGGGCAGCCTCGTGCCGGTGGCGAACGGAGAAGGAGGCGATGACTGGCACGGCTTCTTCTTCCGCGACACGTTCCCGATCGGGCGCATCCCCGCGCTGATCCCCGCGACCTGGAGCGAGGGCTGGCCGACGTTCGGTGACGACGGCGTGGTTCCCGTCGATGGCGCGTTCCCGAAGCCGATCCAGCTCACCGCGGAGCAGGAGCTGTTCGAGCAGCAGAAGAGCATCGTCGCCTCGGACGACTTCCGCAATGACGCGCCCCACCAGGCGTATCAGAACGAGCAGTGGACACTGCCCGAGCCGCCGGAACTCGATGAGTCGCTGATCGGCGTCGAGCTCCTCGCCGATGCCGACGCGGAAGCGGACGGCACCGCCGGCTGGATCGCGAACGACACGGCCGTGCTGTCCAAGACGACGGATGCGCGCAGCGGCGCTTCGGCGCTGGCTGTCACGGGCCGCACCACGACCGGCGCGGGTCCCGCGCAGGACGTGACCGCCAAGCTCCAGCACGGCGTCACCTACGACGTGTCGGCCTGGGTCAAGTACGACAACCCGGCGAGCCCGGCGACGAGGTCGTTCGTCATGACTGCCCGGTACGGCGGAGGGAACACGACGTACGTGAACGTCACTCCGGCGGCGGACATCGTACGGGGCGAGTGGGGTCTGCTGACCGGTTCGTTCACCGTCCCGTCGACGCAGCCGATCGACGATGTACGGCTCTTCGTCGAGACGACCTGGACGCCGAATCCGGGTGCGGACCCGACCACGCACCTGATGGACTTCGCGATCGACGATGCATCTCTGATCGGTCGGCCTGCCGTCGTCGAGACGCCGCATCCGGATGAGGTCGCCCCCAACGGGTCGAATCTCGACCTCGCCTGGGAGTGGAACCACGCCCCCGACAACCGGTACTGGTCGCTCACGGACCGCGACGGCTGGCTCCGGCTCACGAACGGCAAGGTCGTCACCGGCGCGTACGCGCACCGCAACGGCGGCGAGCTGACCTGGTTCGAGGAGGCGCGCAACACCCTGTCGCAGCGCTCCTTCGGTCCTCGGCAGTCCGTTGAGACGACGCTCGACGTCTCCGGCATGAAAGACGGCGACGTCGCAGGGCTCGCGGCCTACAACCGGGACTTCTCCTACGTCGCGGTCAAACGGATCGACGGCGTGAACACGGTCGGTGTCGTGCACCGCGGGCAGCCGTTCGCGGCATCCATCGACCAGGCGGCGGTCGAGAGCTTCGTGACGGGCAGCACGGCGGAATTCGGCGAGAGCGAGGTGCACCTCAAGGCAGATCTCGATTTCGCGAGCTCGCCGGGCCAGCTGTTCACGACGTTCTCGTACAGCCTCGACGGCCGCTCCTGGACGACGCTCGGCGACCCGGTCGGGCCGCTGCGACTGGACGGCAGCCTGACGCACTTCATGGGGCACAGGGTCGGCCTGTTCAGCTACGCCACGAAGCAGGCCGGCGGGCACGTCGACTTCGACGAGTTCCTCCTGAGCGACACCCTCACCTCTCAGGGCCTGGCTCTGGATGCCGGGGATCTGGATGCCGCGATCGCCCACGCTCGCTCACTGGAAGAGCGCGAGTACCCGGCGGAGGCCTGGGCGGCGATGCAGGATGCTCTCGAACAGGCCGAAGCGGCTGGTGACTTCGGTACCCAGAACCAGATCGACGCTCCGGAGCGCGCGCTGAGCTATCAGCTGGCACGGCTGGGAACGCTGCGCGTTGCGGCGCCAGACCCGGAGATCCCGTTCTCGGTCGAGGTGACCGACCGGTGCGTGGCGGGGAAGTTCGTGAAGCAGACGGTGACGGTGACGAACTCGTCTGATGCGGATGCGTCGTTCGTGGTCTCGTCGCCGTTCGGTGCGCGGGATCTGGGCGTGATCGCCGCGGGGGAGAGCGCGTCCGCGTCGATCAACACGAAGCGGGCGGAGGTGCCGGCCGGGGAGATCGTCGTGACCGCGGTGATCGACGGGCACGAGGTCGAGCAGCGCGTGGCCACGGAGGCTGCCAGCTGCGGTTGA
- a CDS encoding LacI family DNA-binding transcriptional regulator, translated as MANVGSDKPNIRQVAVIAGVSHMTVSRVLNDHPNIKPDTRRRVLEAIEELDYRPNLVARALATQRTRRIGVIIESPVAFGPTSILRAVELAARAADYSVTAVALHEGDALSPQDAVDNLAAQGVDALCVIAPRSSSVAALRRISLSVPMLVVKADADPTFLTVSIDQHAGTTLVVDHLVALGHRDILHISGPLDWLDARARERAFHSRAKSWGIRERPIVVGDWTADFAYDFAMGLNRLPDYTAIFVANDDMAIGLIHGLNDKGFEVPKDLSVVGFDDIPLARHFLPPLTTVRQDFHALGSAVVEMLRAAVEEREIPSLTRIPTELVARASSAAPREVR; from the coding sequence ATGGCGAACGTCGGCTCCGACAAGCCCAATATCCGCCAGGTCGCGGTGATCGCGGGCGTCTCGCACATGACCGTGTCGCGGGTGCTGAACGATCACCCGAACATCAAGCCGGACACCCGCAGGCGCGTTCTCGAGGCGATCGAGGAGCTGGATTACCGCCCGAACCTCGTCGCCCGCGCCCTGGCGACGCAGCGCACGCGCCGCATCGGCGTGATCATCGAGAGCCCCGTCGCGTTCGGGCCGACCAGCATCCTGCGCGCGGTCGAGCTCGCCGCCCGCGCCGCGGACTACTCCGTGACGGCCGTCGCACTCCACGAGGGCGATGCGCTCTCGCCGCAGGATGCCGTGGACAACCTCGCCGCGCAGGGCGTCGACGCGCTGTGCGTGATCGCCCCGCGGTCGTCGTCGGTGGCTGCGCTGCGCCGCATCTCGCTGAGCGTGCCGATGCTCGTCGTGAAGGCCGACGCCGACCCCACCTTCCTGACGGTCTCGATCGACCAGCACGCCGGCACCACGCTCGTGGTCGATCATCTCGTCGCCCTCGGGCATCGCGACATCCTGCACATCTCGGGCCCGCTGGACTGGCTGGACGCCCGCGCCCGAGAGCGCGCGTTCCACAGCAGGGCGAAGTCGTGGGGCATTCGCGAGCGGCCGATCGTGGTCGGCGACTGGACGGCGGACTTCGCCTACGACTTCGCGATGGGCCTGAACCGCCTGCCCGACTACACCGCGATCTTCGTCGCCAACGACGACATGGCGATCGGGCTCATCCACGGTCTGAACGACAAGGGCTTCGAGGTGCCGAAGGACCTCAGTGTCGTCGGCTTCGACGACATCCCGCTCGCGCGCCACTTCCTGCCGCCGCTCACGACGGTCCGGCAGGACTTCCACGCGCTCGGCTCCGCCGTGGTCGAGATGCTGCGCGCCGCCGTCGAGGAGCGCGAGATCCCGTCGCTTACCCGCATCCCCACCGAGCTCGTCGCGCGCGCGTCGTCCGCGGCTCCCCGGGAGGTGCGCTGA
- a CDS encoding sugar ABC transporter ATP-binding protein — translation MAPDAEPLVELEGITVDFPGVRALDDVDFQLFAGEVHALMGENGAGKSTLIGVLTGTCAPVAGTVTVAGEPRRFAGVADARAAGIATVFQETQLAPNLSVGENVMLGRERRGLLGIDWRRTREDAAHALARLGLDDLDPRTPLLTLSPAQKQLVALARAVVDDPRVLVLDEPTSSLDAADVAVLMRVIRSLRERGVAILFVSHFLEQAFAISDRMTVLRGGRWIGEHSTRDIERADLISQMLGKDIEGLRALRSERKAHHYASDGMPALQATGIGRRGEMDRTDLDLMRGEIIGVAGLRGSGRTELASLLSGSVRADSGEIWVDGAKVDLRSPSAALKQRIAMTTENRRTQGIIAELTARENIVLSLQAMRGWSRPLSPSEMAALIDTYVEALHLDPADLDRPAQLLSGGTQQKVLLARALAVRPHVLILDEPTRGIDIAVKLDIQRRIAQLAGDGVAVVFISSELEEVVRLSDRIIVLKDREKIGELSNGPGVTVDTVVEMIAADRGDAGPL, via the coding sequence ATGGCTCCGGATGCCGAGCCGCTGGTCGAGCTCGAGGGCATCACAGTGGACTTCCCGGGGGTCCGCGCGCTCGACGACGTCGACTTCCAGCTCTTCGCCGGCGAGGTGCACGCCCTCATGGGCGAGAACGGCGCGGGCAAATCGACGCTGATCGGCGTGCTCACCGGCACGTGCGCACCGGTCGCTGGAACGGTCACGGTCGCGGGGGAGCCGCGTCGTTTCGCCGGTGTCGCCGATGCCCGCGCGGCGGGGATCGCCACCGTCTTCCAGGAGACCCAGCTCGCGCCGAACCTCAGCGTGGGCGAGAACGTCATGCTGGGCCGGGAGCGCCGTGGCCTTCTCGGCATCGACTGGCGTCGCACGCGCGAGGACGCCGCGCACGCCCTGGCGCGGCTCGGCCTGGACGACCTCGATCCGAGAACCCCGCTGCTGACGCTGTCCCCGGCGCAGAAGCAGCTGGTGGCGCTGGCCCGCGCGGTCGTCGACGATCCGCGCGTCCTCGTGCTCGACGAGCCGACGTCCAGCCTGGACGCCGCCGACGTCGCCGTGCTGATGCGCGTGATCCGGAGTCTGCGGGAACGCGGCGTGGCGATCCTGTTCGTCTCGCACTTCCTCGAGCAGGCGTTCGCGATCAGCGACCGGATGACCGTGCTGCGCGGCGGCCGGTGGATCGGTGAGCACTCCACGCGCGACATCGAGCGCGCCGATCTCATCTCGCAGATGCTGGGCAAGGACATCGAGGGGCTGCGCGCGCTCAGATCCGAGCGCAAGGCCCACCACTACGCCTCCGACGGGATGCCGGCATTGCAGGCCACCGGCATCGGGCGTCGCGGCGAGATGGACCGCACCGACCTCGATCTGATGCGCGGCGAGATCATCGGCGTCGCGGGACTGCGCGGCTCAGGGCGGACCGAGCTGGCGTCACTGCTGAGCGGATCCGTCCGCGCGGACAGCGGAGAGATCTGGGTCGACGGGGCGAAGGTGGACCTGCGCAGTCCATCTGCCGCGCTCAAACAGCGCATCGCGATGACGACCGAGAACCGCCGCACGCAGGGGATCATCGCCGAGCTCACGGCGAGGGAGAACATCGTGCTCTCGCTTCAGGCCATGCGCGGCTGGTCGCGTCCGCTGTCTCCGTCCGAGATGGCGGCGCTGATCGACACGTACGTCGAGGCGCTGCACCTGGACCCCGCCGACCTCGACCGGCCGGCACAGCTGCTCTCGGGCGGAACCCAGCAGAAGGTGCTGCTGGCCAGGGCGCTGGCGGTGCGCCCGCACGTGCTGATCCTCGACGAGCCGACGCGCGGCATCGACATCGCCGTGAAGCTCGACATCCAGCGGCGGATCGCCCAGCTCGCCGGAGACGGCGTCGCGGTGGTGTTCATCTCTTCCGAACTCGAGGAGGTCGTCCGCCTCAGCGACCGGATCATCGTGCTGAAGGACCGCGAGAAGATCGGCGAACTCAGCAACGGCCCCGGCGTCACGGTCGACACCGTGGT